In Bacillota bacterium, one DNA window encodes the following:
- a CDS encoding phosphopentomutase: MGVRTVLIILDSVGIGALPDADLFGDEGSATLQNTAQAVGGLSLPHLQQLGLGNIASIQGVAPVFEALGCYGKMAEVSAGKDTTTGHWEIAGLPLDKPFPTYPEGFPPEVITSFEEAIGRRVLGNIPASGTEIIEDLGPQHLRTGYPIVYTSADSVFQIAAHEEIIPLDELYRMCQIARNLLTGPHGVGRVIARPFIGEPGSFVRTAHRRDFSLKPPRPTILDHLSQAGYEVCAVGKIEDIFAGQGITRSEHPHGNMAVVDAALQLMTEIDSGLIFANLVDFDSLWGHRNDPAGYAKGLEEFDVRLPELMAGLSDDDILVITADHGCDPTTESTDHSREYVPLLVYGRNLSRGVNLGVRATFADVAATLAELFSVTNPGPGVSFLSQLRS, translated from the coding sequence ATGGGCGTTCGGACTGTACTAATTATCCTCGACAGTGTTGGGATCGGGGCGTTGCCCGATGCTGATTTGTTTGGTGACGAAGGTAGTGCCACTCTGCAGAATACCGCCCAGGCCGTTGGCGGGCTATCATTGCCCCATTTGCAGCAGTTAGGATTGGGTAATATTGCGTCCATTCAAGGCGTGGCACCGGTCTTTGAAGCCCTAGGCTGCTATGGAAAGATGGCGGAAGTCTCAGCTGGGAAGGATACCACCACCGGCCATTGGGAAATTGCCGGTTTGCCCCTGGACAAGCCCTTTCCCACCTATCCCGAAGGTTTTCCTCCCGAGGTAATTACATCCTTTGAAGAGGCCATCGGGCGTCGGGTGTTGGGCAACATCCCGGCCTCGGGAACGGAAATCATTGAAGACTTAGGGCCACAGCACCTGCGGACAGGGTATCCCATTGTCTATACTTCGGCTGACAGCGTTTTTCAGATCGCGGCCCACGAGGAGATTATCCCACTGGATGAGCTGTATCGCATGTGCCAGATCGCCCGTAACCTGTTGACCGGTCCCCATGGAGTCGGTCGGGTAATTGCCAGACCCTTTATCGGTGAGCCCGGTAGCTTTGTCAGAACGGCCCATCGTCGGGATTTCAGTCTCAAACCACCACGACCAACGATTTTAGATCATCTCTCCCAGGCAGGATACGAAGTCTGTGCCGTTGGCAAAATAGAGGACATCTTTGCCGGGCAAGGAATAACTAGGTCAGAGCATCCCCACGGCAATATGGCGGTGGTCGATGCTGCCTTGCAATTAATGACAGAGATCGATTCCGGCTTGATTTTTGCTAATCTAGTTGATTTTGACTCCCTTTGGGGCCATCGCAATGACCCGGCGGGATACGCCAAGGGACTAGAGGAATTTGATGTCCGGCTACCGGAACTGATGGCAGGGCTATCCGATGATGATATCCTGGTGATTACCGCTGACCATGGCTGTGACCCCACGACGGAAAGCACCGATCATTCCCGGGAATATGTGCCCCTACTGGTGTATGGGCGGAATCTAAGCCGCGGAGTCAACCTCGGTGTCCGGGCCACCTTTGCCGATGTGGCAGCCACACTGGCGGAACTTTTTTCTGTGACCAATCCCGGTCCTGGGGTCAGTTTTCTTTCCCAGTTGCGTAGCTGA